A window from Rhineura floridana isolate rRhiFlo1 chromosome 19, rRhiFlo1.hap2, whole genome shotgun sequence encodes these proteins:
- the CMKLR1 gene encoding chemerin-like receptor 1 isoform X2: MEEFPSQQVMELLDNFSDYDYTDYYYLNHSFTTGEIHSKEQARDFKSIAHIFAVLIYSITCLLGLLGNGLVIAVITLKMKMSVNAIWFLNLAAADFLFNVFLPLNIVYTAMDHHWVFGRGMCKVNTLLLTLNMYTSVFLLTMISSDRCVSVVLPVWSQNHRNPKIAWFLCAIIWGLGLLMSSPSLVFRDTRMHQDRVFCFNNYSLSSSPDHRHLGEERHTTVTIVRFLVGFIVPMTVITACYVIIIIRLKRNRLAKSKKPLRIIIAIIMTFFLCWCPYHIFHLMETQHRFFKISLFEIGLPIVTAIAVSNSCMNPVLYVFMGQDFKKFKMTVLSRLANALSEDTVHSSLPRKSFTKPSSMTEKETILA; encoded by the exons ATGGAGGAGTTTCCTTCACAGCAG GTCATGGAGCTTCTTGATAATTTTTCGGACTATGACTACACTGACTACTATTACCTGAATCATAGCTTCACCACTGGAGAAATCCACAGCAAGGAACAGGCCAGAGACTTCAAGTCCATCGCTCATATCTTCGCTGTTCTCATTTACAGCATCACTTGCCTTCTAGGCTTGCTGGGCAATGGTTTGGTCATTGCAGTCATCACGCTCAAGATGAAAATGTCTGTCAATGCCATCTGGTTCCTTAATTTAGCTGCTGCTGACTTCCTCTTCAATGTCTTCCTGCCCTTGAACATTGTCTACACAGCCATGGACCACCACTGGGTCTTCGGCAGAGGAATGTGTAAAGTCAACACTTTGCTTCTGACTCTCAATATGTACACCAGTGTGTTCTTGTTGACTATGATCAGCTCTGATCGCTGCGTCTCAGTGGTTCTTCCAGTCTGGTCCCAAAACCACCGGAATCCTAAGATTGCATGGTTTCTGTGTGCCATTATCTGGGGACTTGGCTTGTTAATGAGTTCCCCCTCCCTTGTCTTTCGGGACACGAGAATGCATCAAGACCGtgtcttttgttttaacaactacTCCTTGTCCAGTTCTCCAGATCATCGCCATCTAGGTGAAGAGAGACATACGACAGTAACCATTGTGCGGTTCCTGGTTGGTTTCATTGTGCCAATGACTGTTATCACGGCGTGTTATGTTATCATTATCATCCGGCTTAAAAGGAACCGTCTTGCCAAGTCCAAAAAGCCCTTGAGAATAATCATTGCCATTATAATGACTTTCTTCTTGTGCTGGTGTCCCTATCACATCTTCCATCTCATGGAGACACAACACCGCTTTTTCAAGATATCCCTCTTTGAGATTGGATTGCCGATTGTCACTGCCATTGCTGTTTCCAACAGTTGCATGAACCCTGTTCTGTATGTCTTCATGGGCCAAGATTTCAAAAAGTTTAAGATGACTGTCCTGTCCAGGCTGGCCAATGCATTGAGTGAGGACACTGTTCATTCAAGTCTCCCTCGGAAGAGCTTCACAAAACCCTCTTCAATGACAGAAAAGGAGACAATTTTAGCCTGA
- the CMKLR1 gene encoding chemerin-like receptor 1 isoform X3: MQVMELLDNFSDYDYTDYYYLNHSFTTGEIHSKEQARDFKSIAHIFAVLIYSITCLLGLLGNGLVIAVITLKMKMSVNAIWFLNLAAADFLFNVFLPLNIVYTAMDHHWVFGRGMCKVNTLLLTLNMYTSVFLLTMISSDRCVSVVLPVWSQNHRNPKIAWFLCAIIWGLGLLMSSPSLVFRDTRMHQDRVFCFNNYSLSSSPDHRHLGEERHTTVTIVRFLVGFIVPMTVITACYVIIIIRLKRNRLAKSKKPLRIIIAIIMTFFLCWCPYHIFHLMETQHRFFKISLFEIGLPIVTAIAVSNSCMNPVLYVFMGQDFKKFKMTVLSRLANALSEDTVHSSLPRKSFTKPSSMTEKETILA, from the exons ATGCAG GTCATGGAGCTTCTTGATAATTTTTCGGACTATGACTACACTGACTACTATTACCTGAATCATAGCTTCACCACTGGAGAAATCCACAGCAAGGAACAGGCCAGAGACTTCAAGTCCATCGCTCATATCTTCGCTGTTCTCATTTACAGCATCACTTGCCTTCTAGGCTTGCTGGGCAATGGTTTGGTCATTGCAGTCATCACGCTCAAGATGAAAATGTCTGTCAATGCCATCTGGTTCCTTAATTTAGCTGCTGCTGACTTCCTCTTCAATGTCTTCCTGCCCTTGAACATTGTCTACACAGCCATGGACCACCACTGGGTCTTCGGCAGAGGAATGTGTAAAGTCAACACTTTGCTTCTGACTCTCAATATGTACACCAGTGTGTTCTTGTTGACTATGATCAGCTCTGATCGCTGCGTCTCAGTGGTTCTTCCAGTCTGGTCCCAAAACCACCGGAATCCTAAGATTGCATGGTTTCTGTGTGCCATTATCTGGGGACTTGGCTTGTTAATGAGTTCCCCCTCCCTTGTCTTTCGGGACACGAGAATGCATCAAGACCGtgtcttttgttttaacaactacTCCTTGTCCAGTTCTCCAGATCATCGCCATCTAGGTGAAGAGAGACATACGACAGTAACCATTGTGCGGTTCCTGGTTGGTTTCATTGTGCCAATGACTGTTATCACGGCGTGTTATGTTATCATTATCATCCGGCTTAAAAGGAACCGTCTTGCCAAGTCCAAAAAGCCCTTGAGAATAATCATTGCCATTATAATGACTTTCTTCTTGTGCTGGTGTCCCTATCACATCTTCCATCTCATGGAGACACAACACCGCTTTTTCAAGATATCCCTCTTTGAGATTGGATTGCCGATTGTCACTGCCATTGCTGTTTCCAACAGTTGCATGAACCCTGTTCTGTATGTCTTCATGGGCCAAGATTTCAAAAAGTTTAAGATGACTGTCCTGTCCAGGCTGGCCAATGCATTGAGTGAGGACACTGTTCATTCAAGTCTCCCTCGGAAGAGCTTCACAAAACCCTCTTCAATGACAGAAAAGGAGACAATTTTAGCCTGA
- the CMKLR1 gene encoding chemerin-like receptor 1 isoform X1 — protein sequence MGKCERHGRKGRKFNFFKALPTLDGWPGPRCRRRRLMQVMELLDNFSDYDYTDYYYLNHSFTTGEIHSKEQARDFKSIAHIFAVLIYSITCLLGLLGNGLVIAVITLKMKMSVNAIWFLNLAAADFLFNVFLPLNIVYTAMDHHWVFGRGMCKVNTLLLTLNMYTSVFLLTMISSDRCVSVVLPVWSQNHRNPKIAWFLCAIIWGLGLLMSSPSLVFRDTRMHQDRVFCFNNYSLSSSPDHRHLGEERHTTVTIVRFLVGFIVPMTVITACYVIIIIRLKRNRLAKSKKPLRIIIAIIMTFFLCWCPYHIFHLMETQHRFFKISLFEIGLPIVTAIAVSNSCMNPVLYVFMGQDFKKFKMTVLSRLANALSEDTVHSSLPRKSFTKPSSMTEKETILA from the exons CCCTCCCCACCCTGGATGGTTGGCCAGGTCCCCGATGCAGAAGAAGGAGGCTGATGCAG GTCATGGAGCTTCTTGATAATTTTTCGGACTATGACTACACTGACTACTATTACCTGAATCATAGCTTCACCACTGGAGAAATCCACAGCAAGGAACAGGCCAGAGACTTCAAGTCCATCGCTCATATCTTCGCTGTTCTCATTTACAGCATCACTTGCCTTCTAGGCTTGCTGGGCAATGGTTTGGTCATTGCAGTCATCACGCTCAAGATGAAAATGTCTGTCAATGCCATCTGGTTCCTTAATTTAGCTGCTGCTGACTTCCTCTTCAATGTCTTCCTGCCCTTGAACATTGTCTACACAGCCATGGACCACCACTGGGTCTTCGGCAGAGGAATGTGTAAAGTCAACACTTTGCTTCTGACTCTCAATATGTACACCAGTGTGTTCTTGTTGACTATGATCAGCTCTGATCGCTGCGTCTCAGTGGTTCTTCCAGTCTGGTCCCAAAACCACCGGAATCCTAAGATTGCATGGTTTCTGTGTGCCATTATCTGGGGACTTGGCTTGTTAATGAGTTCCCCCTCCCTTGTCTTTCGGGACACGAGAATGCATCAAGACCGtgtcttttgttttaacaactacTCCTTGTCCAGTTCTCCAGATCATCGCCATCTAGGTGAAGAGAGACATACGACAGTAACCATTGTGCGGTTCCTGGTTGGTTTCATTGTGCCAATGACTGTTATCACGGCGTGTTATGTTATCATTATCATCCGGCTTAAAAGGAACCGTCTTGCCAAGTCCAAAAAGCCCTTGAGAATAATCATTGCCATTATAATGACTTTCTTCTTGTGCTGGTGTCCCTATCACATCTTCCATCTCATGGAGACACAACACCGCTTTTTCAAGATATCCCTCTTTGAGATTGGATTGCCGATTGTCACTGCCATTGCTGTTTCCAACAGTTGCATGAACCCTGTTCTGTATGTCTTCATGGGCCAAGATTTCAAAAAGTTTAAGATGACTGTCCTGTCCAGGCTGGCCAATGCATTGAGTGAGGACACTGTTCATTCAAGTCTCCCTCGGAAGAGCTTCACAAAACCCTCTTCAATGACAGAAAAGGAGACAATTTTAGCCTGA
- the CMKLR1 gene encoding chemerin-like receptor 1 isoform X4: MELLDNFSDYDYTDYYYLNHSFTTGEIHSKEQARDFKSIAHIFAVLIYSITCLLGLLGNGLVIAVITLKMKMSVNAIWFLNLAAADFLFNVFLPLNIVYTAMDHHWVFGRGMCKVNTLLLTLNMYTSVFLLTMISSDRCVSVVLPVWSQNHRNPKIAWFLCAIIWGLGLLMSSPSLVFRDTRMHQDRVFCFNNYSLSSSPDHRHLGEERHTTVTIVRFLVGFIVPMTVITACYVIIIIRLKRNRLAKSKKPLRIIIAIIMTFFLCWCPYHIFHLMETQHRFFKISLFEIGLPIVTAIAVSNSCMNPVLYVFMGQDFKKFKMTVLSRLANALSEDTVHSSLPRKSFTKPSSMTEKETILA, translated from the coding sequence ATGGAGCTTCTTGATAATTTTTCGGACTATGACTACACTGACTACTATTACCTGAATCATAGCTTCACCACTGGAGAAATCCACAGCAAGGAACAGGCCAGAGACTTCAAGTCCATCGCTCATATCTTCGCTGTTCTCATTTACAGCATCACTTGCCTTCTAGGCTTGCTGGGCAATGGTTTGGTCATTGCAGTCATCACGCTCAAGATGAAAATGTCTGTCAATGCCATCTGGTTCCTTAATTTAGCTGCTGCTGACTTCCTCTTCAATGTCTTCCTGCCCTTGAACATTGTCTACACAGCCATGGACCACCACTGGGTCTTCGGCAGAGGAATGTGTAAAGTCAACACTTTGCTTCTGACTCTCAATATGTACACCAGTGTGTTCTTGTTGACTATGATCAGCTCTGATCGCTGCGTCTCAGTGGTTCTTCCAGTCTGGTCCCAAAACCACCGGAATCCTAAGATTGCATGGTTTCTGTGTGCCATTATCTGGGGACTTGGCTTGTTAATGAGTTCCCCCTCCCTTGTCTTTCGGGACACGAGAATGCATCAAGACCGtgtcttttgttttaacaactacTCCTTGTCCAGTTCTCCAGATCATCGCCATCTAGGTGAAGAGAGACATACGACAGTAACCATTGTGCGGTTCCTGGTTGGTTTCATTGTGCCAATGACTGTTATCACGGCGTGTTATGTTATCATTATCATCCGGCTTAAAAGGAACCGTCTTGCCAAGTCCAAAAAGCCCTTGAGAATAATCATTGCCATTATAATGACTTTCTTCTTGTGCTGGTGTCCCTATCACATCTTCCATCTCATGGAGACACAACACCGCTTTTTCAAGATATCCCTCTTTGAGATTGGATTGCCGATTGTCACTGCCATTGCTGTTTCCAACAGTTGCATGAACCCTGTTCTGTATGTCTTCATGGGCCAAGATTTCAAAAAGTTTAAGATGACTGTCCTGTCCAGGCTGGCCAATGCATTGAGTGAGGACACTGTTCATTCAAGTCTCCCTCGGAAGAGCTTCACAAAACCCTCTTCAATGACAGAAAAGGAGACAATTTTAGCCTGA